A region from the Lysobacter sp. BMK333-48F3 genome encodes:
- a CDS encoding response regulator yields the protein MARILIVDDSPSQLMGIRRIVEKLGHEALTAEDGAAGVEAAKRELPDLILMDVVMPNLNGFQATRSICREPTTKHIPIVLVTTKDQDTDRVWGMRQGAKAYITKPFSETDLSEIIGQLLPSAA from the coding sequence ATGGCGCGCATTCTGATCGTCGACGACTCGCCGTCCCAGCTGATGGGCATCCGTCGCATCGTCGAAAAACTGGGGCACGAGGCCTTGACCGCGGAAGACGGCGCCGCCGGCGTCGAGGCGGCCAAGCGCGAGCTGCCCGACCTGATACTGATGGACGTGGTGATGCCCAACCTCAACGGCTTCCAGGCCACGCGCTCGATCTGCCGCGAGCCGACCACCAAGCACATCCCGATCGTGCTGGTCACCACCAAGGACCAGGACACCGACCGCGTCTGGGGCATGCGCCAGGGCGCCAAGGCCTATATCACCAAGCCGTTCAGCGAAACCGACCTGTCGGAAATCATCGGCCAGCTGCTGCCGTCGGCGGCCTGA
- a CDS encoding DnaJ C-terminal domain-containing protein gives MQFKDYYETLGLEPSAGEAEIKTAYRRLARKYHPDVSKEAGAEDKFKAVNEAYEALRDPAKRAAYDQLRARGYRPGDEVQPPPGGFGGGYGGGGVDFEEIFAGGGAGGGFSDFFENLFGRGRSAGGGFAGQAGRSAPPRGDTRAKLAVSLETVYDGGSVRISVNNKTLDVRVPKGIRPGQLIRLAGQGAHGDLLLEIEYAAHPQFEVDGRNVVHVLPLAPWEAALGATISVPTLGGAVELKIPAASEAGRKLRLRGRGLPGSPSGDQIVELEVLAPKPDNEAQRDAYEGLRAAFGEEWRRD, from the coding sequence ATGCAGTTCAAGGATTATTACGAAACCCTCGGCCTGGAGCCGAGCGCGGGCGAGGCCGAGATCAAGACGGCCTATCGGCGCCTGGCGCGCAAGTACCACCCCGACGTCAGCAAGGAGGCCGGCGCGGAGGACAAGTTCAAGGCCGTCAACGAGGCCTACGAGGCGCTGCGCGACCCGGCCAAGCGCGCCGCCTACGATCAGTTGCGCGCGCGCGGCTACCGCCCCGGCGACGAAGTGCAGCCGCCGCCGGGCGGGTTCGGCGGCGGCTACGGCGGCGGCGGGGTCGATTTCGAGGAGATCTTCGCCGGCGGCGGCGCGGGCGGCGGTTTCAGCGACTTCTTCGAGAACCTGTTCGGCCGCGGCCGTTCGGCGGGCGGCGGTTTCGCCGGCCAGGCCGGGCGCAGCGCGCCGCCGCGCGGCGACACCCGGGCCAAGCTGGCGGTGTCGCTGGAAACCGTCTACGACGGCGGCAGCGTGCGCATTTCGGTCAACAACAAGACCCTGGACGTGCGCGTGCCCAAGGGCATCCGGCCGGGCCAGCTGATCCGCCTGGCCGGCCAGGGCGCGCACGGCGACCTGCTGCTGGAGATCGAATACGCCGCCCATCCGCAGTTCGAAGTCGACGGCCGCAACGTGGTCCACGTGCTGCCGCTGGCGCCGTGGGAGGCCGCGCTCGGCGCCACGATCAGCGTGCCGACCCTGGGCGGCGCGGTCGAACTGAAGATCCCCGCCGCCTCCGAAGCCGGACGCAAGCTGCGCCTGCGCGGCCGCGGCCTGCCCGGTAGCCCCTCGGGCGACCAGATCGTCGAACTGGAAGTGCTGGCGCCCAAGCCCGACAACGAGGCCCAGCGCGACGCCTACGAGGGCCTGCGCGCCGCGTTCGGCGAGGAATGGCGGCGGGACTGA
- a CDS encoding peroxiredoxin: MSIQVGERLPEVVLKRINDGVESVDTRALFDGRKAVLFAVPGAFTPTCSEKHLPGFVEHFQQFRDKGIEVACMAVNDPFVMQAWAKSQHVPDGLMMLSDGNGDFTRALGLELDASAYGMGIRAKRFALYAEDGVVKQLHVEAPGEYKVSSAEHLLASI; encoded by the coding sequence ATGAGCATCCAGGTCGGCGAACGCCTGCCCGAAGTCGTACTCAAGCGCATCAACGACGGCGTCGAGAGCGTGGACACCCGCGCCCTGTTCGACGGCCGCAAGGCCGTGCTGTTCGCCGTGCCCGGCGCTTTCACCCCGACCTGTTCGGAAAAGCACCTGCCCGGCTTCGTCGAGCACTTCCAGCAGTTCCGCGACAAGGGCATCGAAGTGGCCTGCATGGCCGTCAACGACCCCTTCGTCATGCAGGCCTGGGCCAAGAGCCAGCACGTGCCCGACGGGCTGATGATGCTGTCCGACGGCAACGGCGATTTCACCCGCGCGCTCGGCCTGGAACTGGATGCCAGCGCCTACGGCATGGGCATCCGCGCCAAGCGCTTCGCCCTGTACGCCGAAGACGGCGTGGTCAAGCAACTCCACGTCGAGGCGCCCGGCGAATACAAGGTGTCTTCGGCCGAGCACCTGCTCGCATCGATCTGA
- a CDS encoding DUF892 family protein, whose amino-acid sequence MPAKPMRKNDASAFVTDLATIRARARQHIEDGAITASYTADRGAVIKLLNEALATEIVCVLRYKRHYFMASGLMADAVKAEFLEHANEEQAHADRIAERIVQLGGEPDLNPDVLSKHAHAEYVEGSDLRDMVKEDLVAERIAIDSYREIIRFVGDRDTTTKRLMEDILAQEEEHADELADLLDGWTGK is encoded by the coding sequence ATGCCTGCCAAGCCCATGCGCAAGAACGACGCGTCCGCGTTCGTCACCGACCTTGCGACCATCCGCGCCCGCGCCCGCCAGCACATCGAGGACGGCGCGATCACCGCCAGCTACACCGCCGACCGCGGCGCGGTGATCAAGCTGCTCAACGAAGCCCTGGCGACCGAGATCGTCTGCGTGCTGCGCTACAAGCGCCACTACTTCATGGCCAGCGGCCTGATGGCCGACGCGGTCAAGGCCGAATTCCTCGAGCACGCCAACGAAGAGCAGGCCCACGCCGACCGCATCGCCGAGCGGATCGTGCAACTGGGCGGCGAGCCCGACCTCAACCCCGACGTGCTGTCCAAGCACGCCCACGCCGAGTACGTCGAAGGCAGCGACCTGCGCGACATGGTCAAGGAGGACCTGGTCGCCGAACGCATCGCCATCGACAGCTATCGCGAGATCATCCGCTTCGTCGGCGACCGCGACACCACCACCAAGCGGCTGATGGAAGACATCCTGGCCCAGGAAGAGGAGCACGCCGACGAACTGGCCGACCTGCTCGACGGCTGGACCGGCAAGTAA
- a CDS encoding NAD(P)H-dependent oxidoreductase, whose product MQALIVVAHPDPQSLTHAVAARLAAGLAESGHRAETADLAAEGFDPRFNAGDIEGFYRREDAPADVLAEQARIDRADALALVFPVYWWSMPALLKGWVDRVFANGWAYDEADGRVVKQLQRLKVHLIGVGGAGRRTYAKHGYEAAMKTQIDHGIFDYCGAQVRTSELLLHTSPEEAAAQLQTAFELGRGLFAEQALVGAA is encoded by the coding sequence ATGCAAGCTCTCATCGTCGTCGCTCATCCCGACCCGCAATCGCTGACCCACGCCGTCGCCGCCCGCCTCGCCGCCGGCCTGGCCGAGTCCGGCCACCGCGCCGAAACCGCCGACCTGGCCGCCGAAGGCTTCGACCCGCGCTTCAACGCCGGCGACATCGAGGGTTTTTATCGGCGCGAGGACGCGCCGGCCGACGTGCTCGCCGAACAGGCGCGAATCGACCGCGCCGACGCCCTGGCGCTGGTGTTTCCGGTGTACTGGTGGTCGATGCCGGCGCTGCTCAAGGGCTGGGTCGATCGTGTGTTCGCCAACGGCTGGGCCTACGACGAGGCCGACGGCCGGGTGGTCAAGCAGCTGCAGCGGCTGAAGGTGCACCTGATCGGCGTGGGCGGCGCCGGCCGACGCACCTACGCCAAGCACGGATACGAGGCGGCGATGAAGACCCAGATCGACCATGGCATCTTCGACTACTGCGGCGCGCAGGTGCGGACCTCGGAGTTGCTGCTGCACACCAGCCCGGAAGAGGCCGCCGCGCAGCTGCAGACCGCGTTCGAACTCGGCCGCGGCCTGTTCGCCGAGCAGGCTCTTGTAGGAGCGGCGTGA
- the pbpC gene encoding penicillin-binding protein 1C, giving the protein MPSAPSASAVDTACAAAVPRRTRLRRRLLQTLLLALSLLTATMLLDLLFPLPLPQPRDAGAVVVAADGTPLRAFADRDGVWRYPVEASKVSPLYLQALLNYEDRWFWKHPGINPLAMLRAAGQWLRSGRVVSGGSTLTMQVARILDARPGEGRRSLGAKLRQVLRALQLEAHLSKREILALYLDRAPFGGTVEGVEAASWAYLGKPSARLSHAEAALLTVLPQSPSRLRPDREPERARIARDKVLARMAALRVWTPAQVADARVEPVVARSLQPPRYAPLLAQRLRSQDPKAARIVSTVDLELQRTLEDRVSAYFSTLPERTSAALLVVDNASLEARAYVGSVTFGDAARLGHVDMVQAWRSPGSTLKPFLYGLALDDGLIHSESLFVDAPQAFGGYRPGNFDAAFNGPVGAATALRLSLNVPAVDLLERVGPSRFSARLAHAGIDLHWPRGAAPNLAMILGGTGARLEDLVGAYAAFNRNGVAGRVRYRADAPRLDRRLLSPGAAWIVREILEANPRPGSVEQTFDPQGRPRVAWKTGTSYGFRDAWALGSTRHYTVGVWVGRPDGTPLPGQYGAVTALPLLFEVVDSLPRQRGDAALRPPPRGVEQIEVCWPLGLPPDPQAPGLCQRRMQAWTLDGSVPPTFAERDARLWSAGVERFEADADSGLRLSAECARPHRREAREIARWPALASPWLPAQTRRASQLPALAPDCSDDGRDAVEELRIEGIDDQATLARAPGSQAPLRLSVRALGSDARVRWLLDGRLIGESQGRGRFEHDFGEPGEHVLTALADTGAWSRVRFKVLR; this is encoded by the coding sequence ATGCCGTCCGCGCCGTCCGCTTCCGCCGTCGATACCGCTTGCGCAGCCGCCGTGCCGCGCCGCACGCGGCTGCGCCGGCGTTTGCTGCAGACGCTGTTGCTGGCGCTGTCGTTACTGACCGCGACGATGCTGCTCGACCTGCTGTTTCCCTTGCCGCTGCCGCAGCCGCGCGACGCCGGCGCGGTGGTGGTCGCCGCCGACGGCACGCCGTTGCGCGCGTTCGCCGACCGCGACGGCGTGTGGCGCTATCCGGTCGAGGCCTCGAAGGTGTCGCCGCTGTACCTGCAGGCGCTGCTGAACTACGAAGACCGCTGGTTCTGGAAGCACCCGGGCATCAATCCGCTGGCGATGCTGCGCGCGGCCGGACAGTGGCTGCGCAGCGGACGGGTGGTGTCGGGCGGCTCGACCCTGACCATGCAGGTCGCGCGCATTCTCGACGCGCGTCCTGGCGAGGGCCGGCGCAGCCTCGGCGCCAAGCTGCGTCAGGTGCTGCGCGCCCTGCAGTTGGAAGCGCACCTGTCCAAGCGCGAGATCCTGGCCTTGTACCTGGACCGGGCGCCGTTCGGCGGCACCGTCGAAGGGGTGGAGGCGGCGAGCTGGGCTTATCTGGGCAAGCCCTCGGCGCGTCTGTCGCACGCCGAGGCGGCGCTGCTGACCGTGCTGCCGCAGTCGCCGAGCCGGCTGCGTCCGGACCGCGAGCCCGAGCGCGCGCGCATCGCCCGCGACAAGGTGCTGGCGCGGATGGCCGCATTGCGCGTGTGGACGCCGGCGCAGGTCGCCGATGCGAGGGTCGAGCCGGTGGTGGCGCGTTCGCTGCAGCCGCCGCGCTACGCGCCGCTGCTGGCGCAACGCCTGCGCAGCCAGGACCCGAAGGCGGCGCGGATCGTCTCGACCGTCGACCTGGAATTGCAGCGCACCCTCGAGGACCGGGTGTCGGCGTACTTCTCGACCTTGCCCGAGCGCACGTCGGCGGCGCTGCTGGTGGTCGACAACGCCAGCCTGGAAGCGCGCGCCTACGTCGGTTCGGTGACCTTCGGCGACGCGGCGCGGCTGGGCCACGTCGACATGGTCCAGGCCTGGCGCTCGCCGGGTTCGACCCTGAAGCCGTTCCTCTACGGATTGGCCCTGGACGACGGACTGATCCATTCCGAAAGCCTGTTCGTCGACGCGCCGCAGGCCTTCGGCGGCTATCGCCCGGGCAATTTCGATGCCGCCTTCAACGGCCCGGTCGGCGCGGCGACCGCGCTGCGCCTGTCCTTGAACGTGCCGGCGGTGGATCTGCTGGAACGGGTCGGGCCGTCGCGTTTTTCCGCGCGCCTGGCCCATGCCGGCATCGACCTGCACTGGCCGCGCGGCGCCGCGCCGAACCTGGCGATGATCCTCGGCGGCACCGGCGCGCGCCTGGAGGACCTGGTCGGCGCCTATGCCGCGTTCAACCGCAACGGCGTCGCCGGCCGGGTGCGTTATCGCGCCGATGCGCCGCGTCTGGACCGGCGCCTGCTGTCGCCGGGCGCGGCCTGGATCGTGCGCGAGATTCTCGAGGCCAATCCGCGCCCCGGCAGCGTCGAGCAGACCTTCGATCCGCAGGGCCGGCCGCGAGTGGCGTGGAAGACCGGCACCAGCTACGGCTTCCGCGACGCCTGGGCCCTGGGCAGCACGCGCCACTACACGGTCGGGGTCTGGGTCGGGCGGCCGGACGGCACCCCGCTGCCGGGCCAGTACGGCGCGGTCACCGCTTTGCCGTTGCTGTTCGAAGTGGTCGACAGCCTGCCGCGCCAGCGCGGCGATGCCGCACTGCGCCCGCCGCCGCGCGGGGTCGAGCAGATCGAAGTCTGCTGGCCGCTGGGCCTGCCGCCGGACCCGCAGGCGCCGGGGCTGTGCCAGCGCCGGATGCAGGCCTGGACCCTGGACGGCTCGGTGCCGCCGACCTTCGCCGAACGCGATGCGCGGCTGTGGAGCGCGGGCGTGGAGCGTTTCGAAGCCGACGCCGACAGCGGCCTGCGCCTGTCCGCCGAATGCGCGCGGCCGCACCGTCGCGAAGCGCGCGAAATCGCCCGCTGGCCGGCGCTGGCCTCGCCCTGGCTGCCGGCGCAGACCCGCCGCGCCTCGCAGCTGCCGGCGCTGGCGCCGGACTGCAGCGACGACGGCCGCGACGCGGTCGAGGAATTGCGCATCGAAGGCATCGACGACCAGGCCACGCTGGCGCGCGCGCCCGGCAGCCAGGCGCCGCTGCGGCTGTCGGTGCGCGCGCTCGGCAGCGACGCGCGGGTGCGCTGGCTGCTCGACGGCCGCCTGATCGGCGAATCGCAGGGCAGGGGACGTTTCGAACACGACTTCGGCGAACCCGGCGAGCACGTGCTGACCGCGCTGGCCGATACCGGCGCCTGGTCGCGGGTGCGGTTCAAGGTGCTGCGCTGA
- a CDS encoding alpha-2-macroglobulin: MQPYPRPTPPRSAWRCATRGLAALLIAATALVAGCKRDSAGQLPETSGEAIQAKREAVKGFGLVAAYPDQKRDELAIALEFSQPLVGTQSFDELIAVADKNGAAVQGSWVLDDDGKILRFPHVEASKDYVVTIKAGLTAAAGDRIGQEIRKEVYTGPLEPVVGFASQGSVLPARDSRGLPVVSINVPEVDVEFLRVKEKELPKFFAEYQRGGRRGSWELERDWDDKKPLSKLAEPVYVNRFVLGGKPNERVLTYLPLQDIKELQEPGLYFAVMKRAGQFKDEFETAFFTVSDLGLHARAYKDKLFVHVASLETGKAVGGVELKVLNAQGEPALKGETDRNGNAMLGYRLDAGHVLIAQRGSDVSMLPFNQPALDLSEFAVAGREQAWFDVFAWSGRDLYRPGETVRLSALLRDQDGKPVDTKGKPLQPVFLRYVQPDGKTFLETRLQPDPQGYVRHAQAIPADAATGRWRVEFRTDPASKEAVQGMTLRIEEFLPERLKLDLKAPEVLRPGQPFKLGVDAAYLYGAPAAGNRFTAKLAVTVEQHPLEQLPGYFFGDPTLSLPKEAKDVVDTTLGADGKLEQDIALPDEAKPVSTIAAIVTGSVYETGGRSVNRSLKRVLWPADALVGVRPLFDDKDGAATDSNAGFEIARVGSDGKPRPGKGLRVTLVREHRDYHWNHDDDGGWDYDFTRRYEDVQVRTLDAGAAPQKIDFPVEWGEYRLDVYDPATRLTTRYPFRAGWSWDDQNRGLDARPDKVKLALDKTGYQAGDTLQVTLTPPHEGPGLLMVETDRMLYVQEIQAKAGSKFEIPVTADWERHDVYVTALVFRGGSAPSKITPARAVGVAHVPMDRRARKVAVGLNVPKLMRPEQDLPVTVSAPQLAGKDAYVTVSAVDLGILNITRFAVPDAAAHFFAQRRLGVDSYDVYGRVIESYEGDTAKIRFGGDMALLALPQARRPTARVQTVDLFAGPVKLDAKGNARVKLRVPDFNGTLRVSALVYAGGSYGNRDAETVVRAPVLAEASTPRVLAPGDKSNVTLDVQNFTGKPGEFSVKVEGIGPLALSEGERKLTLGVEAKKTLTFPVVAREGYTTAQVRVRVDGNGYQVDRRYDVPVRPAWPSVLRSRTRVLDELGAVQLGADLAEGLMPDSVNARMVVSALPPIPFASALQGALEYPYGCAEQTTSKGYAALELDEATAKMLGAKGLDAKQRRARMEGAFGRLAAMQIGSGHFSMWGDGDYVNPGLTPYIVEFLLDARDGGFAVPETMLQKALKVLNEDLLSGNASFYGYDRREHLKFAYQAQAGYVLARVNRAPLGTLRALYDNDRKNSLTGLPLVHLGLALSLQGDKTRGAKAIKEGFARDASDRPEYLGDYGSRLRDDALMIALVHEHKLARPEYDARSVAMGRELDARRNSGWLWLSTQEQVALARLGKALMADQGKQIGGRWNVGEVGSDADPGKLIGRLFDYAALARGVSFAPTGQPPLYASMEVAGVPRSAPAPDASQIEVGRKYYTTEGKDWSGGSLVEGEALIVQVTIKAHRAMPDALLTDLLPAGLEIENFNLGDAKQWAGVVVDGIEISERGSAAEVRHEEFRDDRYVAALKLEQNQTARVFYLVRAVTPGTYTVPPSLVEDMYRPDLRGVGKAVPSALTVRQP, translated from the coding sequence ATGCAACCTTACCCGCGGCCGACGCCGCCCCGCAGCGCCTGGCGCTGCGCCACCCGCGGCCTGGCCGCGCTGCTGATCGCCGCGACCGCGCTGGTCGCCGGCTGCAAGCGCGACAGCGCCGGCCAGTTGCCGGAAACCAGCGGCGAGGCGATCCAGGCCAAGCGCGAAGCGGTCAAGGGCTTCGGCCTGGTCGCCGCCTATCCGGACCAGAAGCGCGACGAACTGGCGATCGCCCTGGAATTCAGCCAGCCGCTGGTCGGCACCCAGAGCTTCGACGAGCTGATCGCGGTCGCCGACAAGAACGGCGCGGCGGTGCAGGGCAGCTGGGTGCTGGACGACGACGGCAAGATCCTGCGCTTCCCGCACGTGGAGGCGAGCAAGGACTACGTGGTCACGATCAAGGCCGGGCTGACCGCCGCGGCCGGCGACCGGATCGGCCAGGAAATTCGCAAGGAGGTCTACACCGGGCCGCTGGAGCCGGTGGTCGGTTTCGCCTCGCAGGGCAGCGTGCTGCCGGCGCGCGACAGCCGCGGCCTGCCGGTGGTGTCGATCAACGTGCCCGAGGTCGACGTCGAGTTCCTGCGGGTCAAGGAAAAGGAACTGCCCAAGTTCTTCGCCGAGTACCAGCGCGGCGGCCGCCGCGGCAGCTGGGAGCTGGAGCGCGACTGGGACGACAAGAAGCCGCTGTCCAAGCTGGCCGAACCGGTCTACGTCAACCGCTTCGTGCTCGGCGGCAAGCCCAACGAGCGGGTGCTGACCTACCTGCCGCTGCAGGACATCAAGGAACTGCAGGAGCCGGGCCTGTACTTCGCGGTGATGAAGCGCGCCGGCCAGTTCAAGGACGAGTTCGAGACCGCGTTCTTCACCGTCAGCGACCTCGGCCTGCACGCCCGCGCCTACAAGGACAAGCTGTTCGTCCACGTCGCCTCGCTGGAAACCGGCAAGGCGGTCGGCGGGGTCGAGCTGAAAGTGCTCAACGCCCAGGGCGAGCCGGCGCTGAAGGGCGAGACCGACCGCAACGGCAACGCCATGCTCGGCTACCGGCTTGATGCCGGCCACGTGCTGATCGCCCAGCGCGGCAGCGACGTGTCGATGCTGCCGTTCAACCAGCCGGCGCTGGACCTGTCCGAGTTCGCCGTCGCCGGCCGCGAGCAGGCCTGGTTCGACGTGTTCGCCTGGTCCGGGCGCGACCTGTATCGCCCCGGCGAGACCGTGCGCCTGTCGGCCTTGTTGCGCGACCAGGACGGCAAGCCGGTCGACACCAAGGGCAAGCCCTTGCAGCCGGTGTTCCTGCGCTACGTCCAGCCGGACGGCAAGACCTTCCTGGAAACCCGCCTGCAGCCCGACCCGCAGGGCTATGTGCGTCACGCCCAGGCGATTCCGGCCGACGCCGCCACCGGCCGCTGGCGGGTCGAGTTCCGCACCGACCCGGCGAGCAAGGAAGCGGTGCAGGGCATGACCCTGCGGATCGAGGAATTCCTGCCCGAGCGGCTCAAGCTCGACCTGAAGGCGCCGGAGGTGCTGCGCCCGGGCCAGCCTTTCAAGCTCGGCGTCGATGCGGCCTATCTGTACGGCGCGCCCGCGGCCGGCAACCGCTTCACCGCCAAGCTCGCGGTGACGGTCGAACAGCACCCGCTGGAACAACTGCCCGGCTACTTCTTCGGCGACCCGACCCTGAGCCTGCCGAAGGAGGCCAAGGACGTGGTCGACACCACCCTCGGCGCGGACGGCAAGCTGGAGCAGGACATCGCCCTGCCGGACGAGGCCAAGCCGGTCAGCACCATCGCCGCGATCGTCACCGGCAGCGTCTACGAGACCGGCGGCCGCAGCGTCAACCGCAGCCTCAAGCGGGTGCTGTGGCCGGCCGATGCGCTGGTCGGCGTGCGCCCGCTGTTCGACGACAAGGACGGCGCCGCCACCGACAGCAACGCCGGCTTCGAGATCGCCCGCGTCGGCAGCGACGGCAAGCCGCGCCCGGGCAAGGGCCTGCGCGTGACCCTGGTACGCGAGCACCGCGATTACCACTGGAACCACGACGACGACGGCGGCTGGGACTACGACTTCACCCGCCGCTACGAGGATGTGCAGGTGCGCACCCTCGACGCCGGCGCCGCGCCGCAGAAGATCGATTTCCCGGTCGAATGGGGCGAGTACCGGCTCGACGTCTACGACCCGGCGACGCGCCTGACCACGCGCTATCCGTTCCGCGCCGGCTGGAGCTGGGACGACCAGAACCGCGGCCTCGACGCGCGCCCGGACAAGGTCAAGCTGGCCCTGGACAAGACCGGCTACCAGGCCGGCGACACCCTGCAGGTGACCCTGACCCCGCCGCACGAGGGCCCGGGCCTGTTGATGGTCGAAACCGACCGCATGCTGTACGTGCAGGAGATCCAGGCCAAGGCCGGCAGCAAGTTCGAGATTCCGGTCACCGCCGACTGGGAGCGCCACGACGTCTACGTCACCGCGCTGGTGTTCCGCGGCGGCAGCGCGCCGAGCAAGATCACCCCGGCGCGCGCGGTCGGCGTCGCCCACGTGCCGATGGACCGGCGCGCGCGCAAGGTCGCGGTCGGCCTCAACGTGCCCAAGCTGATGCGGCCCGAGCAGGACCTGCCGGTCACCGTCAGCGCGCCGCAGCTGGCCGGCAAGGACGCCTACGTCACCGTGTCCGCGGTCGACCTGGGCATCCTCAACATCACCCGCTTCGCGGTGCCGGACGCGGCCGCGCATTTCTTCGCCCAGCGCCGCCTCGGCGTCGACAGCTACGACGTCTACGGCCGGGTGATCGAAAGCTACGAGGGCGACACCGCCAAGATCCGCTTCGGCGGCGACATGGCCCTGCTTGCCTTGCCGCAGGCGCGGCGTCCGACCGCGCGGGTGCAGACCGTCGACCTGTTCGCCGGGCCGGTCAAGCTCGACGCCAAGGGCAACGCGCGGGTCAAGCTGCGCGTGCCCGACTTCAACGGCACCTTGCGCGTGTCGGCGCTGGTCTATGCCGGCGGCAGCTACGGCAACCGCGACGCCGAAACCGTGGTGCGCGCGCCGGTGCTGGCCGAGGCGAGCACGCCGCGGGTGCTGGCGCCGGGCGACAAGAGCAACGTGACCCTGGACGTGCAGAACTTCACCGGCAAGCCGGGCGAGTTCTCGGTCAAGGTCGAAGGCATCGGTCCGCTGGCGCTGAGCGAGGGCGAACGCAAGCTCACTCTCGGGGTCGAGGCGAAGAAGACCCTGACTTTCCCGGTCGTCGCCCGCGAGGGCTATACCACCGCCCAGGTGCGGGTGCGGGTCGACGGCAACGGCTATCAGGTCGACCGCCGCTACGACGTGCCGGTGCGCCCGGCCTGGCCGTCGGTGCTGCGCTCGCGCACCCGGGTGCTGGACGAGCTGGGCGCGGTCCAGCTCGGCGCCGACCTGGCCGAGGGCCTGATGCCGGACTCGGTCAACGCCCGCATGGTGGTCAGTGCGCTGCCGCCGATTCCGTTCGCCAGCGCGCTGCAGGGCGCGCTGGAGTACCCCTACGGCTGCGCCGAGCAGACCACCAGCAAGGGTTACGCCGCGCTCGAGCTCGACGAAGCCACAGCCAAGATGCTCGGCGCCAAGGGCCTGGACGCCAAGCAGCGGCGCGCGCGCATGGAAGGCGCGTTCGGTCGCCTGGCGGCGATGCAGATCGGCTCCGGCCACTTCTCGATGTGGGGCGACGGCGACTACGTCAATCCGGGCCTGACCCCGTACATCGTCGAGTTCCTGCTCGACGCCCGCGACGGCGGCTTCGCCGTGCCGGAGACCATGCTGCAGAAGGCGCTGAAGGTGCTCAATGAGGACCTGCTCTCGGGCAATGCCTCGTTCTACGGCTACGATCGCCGCGAGCATCTCAAGTTCGCCTACCAGGCCCAGGCCGGTTATGTGCTGGCGCGGGTCAACCGGGCGCCGCTGGGCACCTTGCGTGCGCTGTACGACAACGACCGCAAGAACAGCCTGACCGGCCTGCCGCTGGTCCACCTGGGCCTGGCTTTGAGCCTGCAGGGCGACAAGACCCGCGGCGCCAAGGCGATCAAGGAAGGTTTCGCCCGCGACGCCAGCGATCGTCCGGAGTACCTGGGCGACTACGGCAGCCGCCTGCGCGACGACGCGCTGATGATCGCCCTGGTCCACGAGCACAAGCTGGCGCGGCCGGAGTACGACGCGCGCAGCGTGGCGATGGGGCGCGAGCTCGACGCCCGCCGCAACAGCGGCTGGCTGTGGCTGAGCACCCAGGAGCAGGTCGCGCTGGCGCGCCTGGGCAAGGCCTTGATGGCCGACCAGGGCAAGCAGATCGGCGGCCGCTGGAACGTCGGCGAGGTCGGCTCCGACGCCGATCCGGGCAAGCTGATCGGGCGCCTGTTCGACTACGCCGCCCTGGCGCGCGGGGTCAGCTTCGCCCCGACCGGCCAGCCGCCGCTGTACGCGAGCATGGAAGTGGCCGGCGTGCCGCGCAGCGCGCCGGCGCCCGACGCCTCGCAGATCGAGGTCGGGCGCAAGTACTACACCACCGAGGGCAAGGACTGGAGCGGCGGCAGCCTGGTCGAGGGCGAGGCCTTGATCGTCCAGGTCACGATCAAGGCCCACCGCGCCATGCCCGACGCGCTGCTGACCGACCTGCTGCCGGCAGGCCTGGAGATCGAGAACTTCAACCTCGGCGACGCCAAGCAATGGGCCGGCGTGGTCGTGGACGGGATCGAAATCTCCGAGCGCGGCAGCGCCGCCGAAGTGCGCCACGAGGAGTTCCGCGACGACCGCTATGTGGCCGCGCTGAAGCTGGAGCAGAACCAGACCGCGCGGGTGTTCTACCTGGTGCGCGCGGTGACGCCGGGCACCTACACGGTGCCGCCGTCGCTGGTCGAGGACATGTACCGTCCCGACCTGCGCGGGGTCGGCAAGGCGGTGCCGTCGGCGCTGACGGTACGCCAGCCGTGA